The following is a genomic window from Paenibacillus sp. FSL R5-0766.
CAAGTGGGAGAAGAAATCCTTCATGGCAAACACATCCTGATTGCTACTGGTGCAAGACCAGCACCACTTGAGATTGAGGGCTCAGAGCATCTCATATATAGTGATGACTTTCTGGATCTGGAACGGTTGCCGGATCGTTTAGTTCTGGTAGGCGGTGGATACATTGCATTTGAGTTTGCGCATATTGCGGCCAGAGCCGGGACGGAAGTCCATATCCTGCATCGGAGTGAACAGCCTCTGAAATCGTTTGATGCGGATCTGGTAGAATCTTTGTTGCAAAAATCGAAAGAGATCGGTATTCATGTTCACTTGAACGCGGAGGTGAAGTCCATACGGCAAGAAGGGAACACCTACGTCGTTCATGGCACACGTAATGGTGCAGACCACCAGTGGCAGTGCGGACTTGTGGTGCATGGAGCAGGGCGCATTCCCAATGTGGATGGGCTGGAATTGGAGAAAGGTAACGTCAGCTACAGCAAAAAGGGGATTACGGTGAACGAGTACTTGCAAAGTGAAAGTAATCCGAGAGTGTATGCTGCTGGCGATGTGACCGATACAAAAGGGTTACCTTTAACCCCGTTAGCAGGTCAGGAATCCCGGGCTGTATCGTTCAATTTGTTGGAGGGAAATCAACACAAACCAAATTATAAAGTGATGCCGTCCATTGTGTTTACTGTCCCTGCCCTTGGAGCTGTAGGTATGAGCACGGAACAAGCCAAGAAGGATGGCTACGAGGTGCAGGTAAATGATATGTCGAAATGGTATACTTACAAGCGAACTCATGAAAAATTTGCCATGGCCAAAGTGGTGATCGACAAATCAACCGGACGTATTGTGGGTGCGCATGTGCTCGGGAGCAAAACAGAAGAATTGATCAACCTTTTTGCAATGGCGATTCAGTTCAATCTGACTATCGATCAGTTAAACACCATGAATTTTGCATATCCTACTGCTGCATCGGATCTGGGTTCTTTAATTTAGAAGTGATGAAGTGAGGATGAACCCCCCTTTGGGACGGAAGAAAGGATGAAAATAACGATGTCATCGGATTTTATTGGGCTTCATGAAGGCAAGTGGACTAAGGAACCCGTTGCTGCACGGATGGATGGGGATCGTTTCGTTGTGGAAGCTCGGGAAGGCAGTGACTTTTGGGAGAACACATTCTACGGGTTCTGTCATCGGGATGGACACGCCATGCTTGCTCCATGGGACGGAACGGAAGCGATTGAGGTATCGTTTGATCTAAGCTCATTCACCGAGTTATATGATCAGGCGGGACTAATGTTATGGTACGGAGAAGACCAATGGATCAAGGCCGGAGTTGAGGTCAATGATGGCGTGGCACATGTTGGAGCCGTCGTGACGGATACGTATTCGGATTGGTCACTCTCTCCTGTGCCAGAGTGGGGTGGACGAATCGTAACAATCAGAGCCTCCTACAGCAATGAGGCTGTTGTCATTCGTGCTCGCACAGATGAGCATCCTTGGCGTACGATTCGGGTTGCACGGTTTGCCTATCCGACGAACAAACACGCAGGTCCATTTTTGTGTTCACCAAAGCGTGCAGGGTTCGAGGTAGCCTTTACCAAGTGGAGATCCACGACACCCGATCAAGACTTGCATACAGATCCGCCGATTACAGATTAAAACAAGTTCAGATGCACGATAAACAATGAAACATGAACAGGTGTATCTGGCTTAGAAAGCAAGACAACACAAATAAGCAAGTCTTCCATTAACGGAGGACTTGCTTATTTGTGTGTTTAAACTTTGGACTGTGAAAAGTCTCCAGTTACTCATTTCATCATTCACCGGGTACAGTGAGTTCTTTTCGCACATACAACAGAGTGCTTGCGAACTTTACTTGAGTTTAACGTTTATTTACTCGTGTCCGTATCCAGGGAATGGGGTTCAGTCTCTTTTTCACCCTCATCATCATTGGACTTATTGAACTCCAGCATACGCTCCTCGTAATCGTCCAGGAACCATAACGGGTCCATGCTGTCTTCCTCACCGTTGTAATTGATGACGATTTCTTCGCCAGCCTTGATGTCTGTATACGCGTAGAAGTCAAAGGTGTGGTTATCAAAATTGATATCATAGGTAGCGTTGGGTTCATAGGAGTGGTTGATCAGACTGCCGTAACCGAGCAAAATAGCGGTATGATTCGCCCCATATTCGAACACGTAATCTTCCAGAATCGTTTTTTCCACATGCTCATGATCTTCATTTGGGTAAGGCACAACGGGTGCCTGATGGATAAGCGTTCCTTTGGCAATATCAACGGTAGCAAATACCCCGCGGTTAAACTCACCACCATCACCCAACTTGGATTGTTTCACTTCAATCATATTGTTCACCTGATGCTCTTCGAAGAGCTCCGTTCTATATAATAGTAATTCGTTAAGGCAAAATTTTAACCCATACTTTCATATAAGGCAAATTTCAGACAAAAAGGTGCAATATTTTTAATATGGCGTTGAGTTGTGCAGGATATAACGCTTATAATATACAAAGAATTAAGTCTATATAGAAAAGGTGTCATGAATGAGCATATTAAATGTAGAAAAATTAAGTCA
Proteins encoded in this region:
- a CDS encoding NAD(P)/FAD-dependent oxidoreductase, with amino-acid sequence MTQETYDLIAIGTGSAASSVITRCAEAGWRVAVIDEREFGGTCALRGCDPKKVLAGAAELIDWNERMQGKGIQGQATINWSELMAFKRTFTESIPRASEDQFKQAGMDTFHGKASFVDENHIQVGEEILHGKHILIATGARPAPLEIEGSEHLIYSDDFLDLERLPDRLVLVGGGYIAFEFAHIAARAGTEVHILHRSEQPLKSFDADLVESLLQKSKEIGIHVHLNAEVKSIRQEGNTYVVHGTRNGADHQWQCGLVVHGAGRIPNVDGLELEKGNVSYSKKGITVNEYLQSESNPRVYAAGDVTDTKGLPLTPLAGQESRAVSFNLLEGNQHKPNYKVMPSIVFTVPALGAVGMSTEQAKKDGYEVQVNDMSKWYTYKRTHEKFAMAKVVIDKSTGRIVGAHVLGSKTEELINLFAMAIQFNLTIDQLNTMNFAYPTAASDLGSLI
- a CDS encoding DUF1349 domain-containing protein, whose product is MSSDFIGLHEGKWTKEPVAARMDGDRFVVEAREGSDFWENTFYGFCHRDGHAMLAPWDGTEAIEVSFDLSSFTELYDQAGLMLWYGEDQWIKAGVEVNDGVAHVGAVVTDTYSDWSLSPVPEWGGRIVTIRASYSNEAVVIRARTDEHPWRTIRVARFAYPTNKHAGPFLCSPKRAGFEVAFTKWRSTTPDQDLHTDPPITD
- a CDS encoding SET domain-containing protein; protein product: MIEVKQSKLGDGGEFNRGVFATVDIAKGTLIHQAPVVPYPNEDHEHVEKTILEDYVFEYGANHTAILLGYGSLINHSYEPNATYDINFDNHTFDFYAYTDIKAGEEIVINYNGEEDSMDPLWFLDDYEERMLEFNKSNDDEGEKETEPHSLDTDTSK